A window from Enterocloster bolteae encodes these proteins:
- a CDS encoding sugar phosphate isomerase/epimerase family protein: MALLISTNMYKAEEFKRILSYVEKWKGQVGVEVFPMFHRQAFASLLEESMDMLKHVPISFHGPYYKAEHSAPQGTQEYEYTMELVGQTLRYSERLNSRYMVFHHNNCAVRDEERMLRDSCANYRRVEELFRPLGIPVAVENAGVMDRNNMLLDESGFVSLCRAEGYPVLIDIGHAHANGWDLRSVMERLKGQILAYHLHNNDGVHDSHRRIGDGTLDFDSFMAWAGEYTPQADLVVEYGMETADDCLGIEADVERLLKI, encoded by the coding sequence ATGGCTTTGCTCATCAGTACCAATATGTATAAGGCGGAGGAGTTTAAGCGGATTCTGTCCTATGTGGAAAAATGGAAGGGACAGGTGGGAGTGGAAGTATTTCCCATGTTCCACCGGCAGGCATTCGCCTCTCTCCTTGAGGAGAGCATGGACATGTTAAAACATGTTCCCATCAGCTTTCACGGCCCCTATTACAAGGCGGAGCACTCGGCGCCCCAGGGAACCCAGGAGTATGAGTACACCATGGAACTGGTGGGCCAGACCCTCCGCTACTCAGAGAGGCTTAACAGCCGCTATATGGTTTTTCATCACAACAACTGTGCTGTCAGGGATGAGGAGAGGATGCTGCGGGATTCCTGCGCCAATTACCGCAGGGTGGAGGAACTGTTTCGTCCCCTGGGAATACCGGTGGCCGTGGAGAATGCGGGGGTCATGGACCGGAACAATATGCTGTTAGATGAGAGCGGCTTTGTCTCCCTGTGCCGGGCGGAAGGATACCCGGTACTCATAGACATCGGCCATGCCCATGCCAATGGCTGGGACCTGCGCAGCGTTATGGAACGCCTGAAAGGGCAGATTCTGGCATATCATCTTCACAATAATGACGGAGTTCACGACAGCCACAGACGGATTGGGGACGGAACCCTGGATTTTGACAGCTTCATGGCATGGGCCGGGGAATATACCCCTCAGGCTGACCTGGTAGTGGAGTACGGCATGGAGACAGCGGATGACTGCCTGGGAATCGAAGCGGATGTGGAGCGTTTATTAAAAATATGA
- a CDS encoding TRAP transporter small permease, with product MKKSVKKVIQWVDDKLEVFIGAVFLALMVVFTTLQIVGRYLFSTPFPWTEEMTRYMFVWMVFISIGYAVKTGEHIRITFVRSLLRPGLRLYLDILCNILCFGFSVICMIEGYKLLSIIRQGGQTAVSLPIPMWLLYLVMPLGFLLVCLRLVQCTVKIAGQIRQGGIEADKIEEEKGGA from the coding sequence GTGAAAAAGAGCGTGAAAAAAGTGATTCAATGGGTGGACGACAAGCTGGAAGTTTTTATAGGCGCTGTGTTCCTGGCCCTTATGGTTGTTTTTACAACACTTCAGATAGTGGGGCGGTACCTGTTTTCAACTCCGTTTCCATGGACAGAAGAGATGACCAGGTACATGTTTGTATGGATGGTGTTCATCTCCATAGGGTATGCGGTAAAGACAGGGGAACATATAAGGATAACATTTGTGCGTTCCTTACTCAGGCCGGGCCTGAGACTGTATCTGGATATTTTATGTAATATCTTATGTTTTGGTTTTTCCGTTATCTGTATGATTGAAGGATATAAATTGTTGAGTATCATCCGCCAGGGAGGGCAGACCGCCGTGTCCCTGCCCATACCAATGTGGCTCCTTTATCTTGTTATGCCCCTGGGATTTCTACTGGTGTGTCTAAGGCTGGTCCAGTGTACGGTAAAGATTGCGGGACAGATCCGCCAGGGGGGAATTGAGGCGGACAAAATTGAGGAAGAAAAGGGGGGAGCGTGA
- the dctP gene encoding TRAP transporter substrate-binding protein has translation MKKTMKKVITISLVGLALALTGCGTEKPAAAKQEQGSGEDAPSPSGAESSKLEIRIAHQANEKEATHQGFLKFKEIIEGEDVGIEVKIFPNAQVVGSDRDSIEAVTLGEIDMTSVAELQFAPNIKEFYVFNADYLFDDLKDAKAKLDGEQGDLLKKAADDKNMGVKVAAFFGSSGRIFWNNVREVNTLADFQGIKSRAPENPINIAELEALGCIPTPMAWNELYTGLQQGTVDGLVSSKMPIIQQGLIDVLKYATDTNHSYSINVILISSAKYNSFSEEQRAAYDKAIAGAAEEEWKIAMKEEEDSVQKIKELQEQGKILYTELTDEARAEIKEAMVAATEPKVEEMCGKEILETFRN, from the coding sequence ATGAAAAAAACAATGAAAAAGGTTATAACAATCAGTCTGGTAGGATTAGCTCTCGCGTTAACGGGCTGCGGTACAGAGAAACCAGCTGCTGCAAAGCAAGAGCAGGGAAGCGGGGAAGACGCTCCCTCGCCGTCCGGCGCTGAATCATCCAAGCTGGAAATCAGAATTGCCCATCAGGCAAATGAAAAAGAGGCCACCCATCAGGGTTTTCTGAAGTTTAAGGAAATTATTGAAGGGGAGGACGTGGGAATTGAGGTCAAAATATTTCCTAATGCGCAGGTAGTGGGATCCGACCGCGACAGTATCGAGGCCGTTACCCTGGGAGAGATTGATATGACTTCTGTGGCAGAGCTACAGTTTGCGCCGAATATTAAGGAGTTTTATGTATTTAACGCGGACTACCTGTTCGATGATTTAAAGGATGCCAAGGCGAAGCTGGACGGAGAGCAGGGGGATTTGCTGAAAAAGGCTGCTGACGATAAAAATATGGGCGTCAAAGTGGCTGCTTTCTTTGGAAGCTCAGGAAGGATATTCTGGAATAATGTAAGAGAAGTGAACACTCTGGCGGATTTCCAGGGAATTAAAAGCAGGGCGCCGGAGAATCCCATTAACATTGCGGAGCTGGAAGCACTGGGATGTATCCCTACACCTATGGCATGGAATGAGCTGTATACAGGTCTTCAGCAAGGCACGGTAGACGGTCTGGTTTCATCAAAAATGCCTATCATCCAGCAGGGGCTTATAGATGTACTGAAGTACGCAACCGATACCAATCACAGTTATTCCATCAATGTAATACTGATCTCTTCCGCCAAATATAATTCTTTTTCTGAAGAACAGAGAGCTGCATATGATAAGGCAATCGCCGGGGCAGCAGAGGAGGAGTGGAAGATTGCCATGAAGGAGGAGGAGGATTCCGTACAGAAGATTAAAGAGCTTCAGGAACAAGGCAAGATTCTCTATACGGAGCTGACCGATGAGGCCAGGGCGGAAATCAAGGAAGCTATGGTGGCGGCGACCGAGCCTAAAGTGGAAGAAATGTGCGGCAAAGAGATACTGGAGACATTCAGGAACTGA
- a CDS encoding TRAP transporter large permease, whose translation MSVAVLFVLFLGLAFLGVPIGFAIGIGVLGSVFTSDIISLSYFVRAMANSVDSFTLTAVPFFVLAGQIMSEAGISEGLFKAANVWVGRLKGGIMMVTVLACMAFGAISGSAYATIAAIGLIALPELRKQGLSQGAAAALIATAGCCGQMIPPSMGLVVFGSLNNVSISKLFTAEILPGLFIGCCFLVYCHIYGKKHNICSGNDPIPLRRKLRTMWEAKFSLIMPVIILGGIYSGIFTPTEAAVVSVVYGLIYGLLKRNSGLEARMLPQMFYKTVITTCTILFILGVSSGFGKILTLEEIPTKLAALILGSVSSKIVALIILNALVLFLGTFLDGIAINVILSSILLGIATQYGIDPIHFGVMFIFNSTLGIITPPVGGNLFVAAQISKAPFEEIVKEIWPWILTMGIGLIFVIFIPQMSTWLPGLMK comes from the coding sequence ATGTCAGTTGCTGTTTTGTTTGTTCTGTTCCTGGGACTGGCTTTCTTGGGAGTACCCATTGGCTTTGCCATAGGCATTGGGGTATTGGGCTCTGTTTTTACAAGCGATATCATATCCCTGTCCTATTTTGTGCGCGCCATGGCCAACAGTGTTGATTCCTTTACACTGACAGCGGTTCCCTTTTTTGTGCTGGCCGGACAGATTATGTCAGAGGCAGGAATCTCAGAAGGTTTGTTTAAAGCCGCTAATGTATGGGTGGGCAGGCTGAAGGGCGGAATCATGATGGTAACGGTTCTGGCCTGCATGGCCTTTGGCGCAATCTCCGGTTCCGCCTATGCCACCATAGCTGCCATTGGCCTGATTGCCCTGCCGGAGCTGCGAAAGCAGGGGCTGAGCCAGGGAGCGGCGGCGGCACTCATTGCCACGGCAGGCTGCTGCGGCCAGATGATTCCTCCCAGCATGGGACTGGTTGTATTCGGGAGCCTGAACAATGTGTCTATCTCCAAGCTGTTTACGGCAGAGATTCTGCCGGGATTATTCATTGGCTGCTGTTTCCTGGTATATTGCCATATTTACGGCAAAAAGCATAATATCTGTTCAGGAAACGACCCCATTCCTTTGCGCCGGAAACTGAGGACCATGTGGGAGGCGAAATTCAGCCTGATTATGCCGGTCATCATTTTAGGGGGTATCTATTCCGGGATTTTTACGCCTACAGAGGCAGCTGTGGTATCGGTGGTTTACGGCCTGATTTACGGCCTGTTAAAGAGGAACAGCGGACTTGAGGCCAGAATGCTGCCCCAGATGTTTTATAAAACTGTGATTACTACGTGTACAATACTGTTTATCCTGGGCGTGTCCTCTGGATTCGGTAAAATACTGACGCTGGAGGAAATACCCACAAAATTGGCTGCATTAATATTGGGAAGCGTTTCGTCAAAGATTGTGGCCCTTATAATATTAAACGCATTGGTATTGTTCCTTGGAACGTTCTTGGACGGTATTGCCATTAATGTCATACTGAGTTCCATTTTACTGGGGATTGCAACACAGTATGGGATTGATCCTATCCATTTTGGGGTCATGTTTATATTTAATTCCACACTGGGAATCATAACTCCTCCTGTGGGAGGCAACCTGTTTGTGGCGGCCCAGATATCCAAAGCGCCATTTGAGGAGATAGTAAAGGAAATCTGGCCATGGATACTGACCATGGGAATTGGACTGATATTTGTAATATTCATACCGCAGATGTCTACCTGGCTGCCTGGCCTGATGAAATAA
- a CDS encoding carbohydrate ABC transporter permease: MNQEEKKQTLLGYLFLVPSLAVFAVFMFYPLFYTIYLSFFEWNMVKPVKKFVGLANYAAIFRDPNSWKIAGNTAVYILVLLVLNFVLPYILSFILSAVIKRGQGFYKAVFFLPSVISLVVGSILYIWILNPISGPVALVLKYFGLALPFWSKAEGWVIAVLSIITSWKVFGYNFIIILAGVSGVSQEVVEAARLDNIPLWKIFRDMVVPMSSATGIYVFITTIVQGLQYVFTPIKVVTQGGPNYASSNLIYMSYHEAFTLYRTGTSSAVSVITMVLFIVLLLLEFRFVEKGVYYEN, encoded by the coding sequence TTGAATCAGGAAGAAAAAAAGCAGACACTGCTGGGATATCTGTTTCTTGTGCCATCGCTGGCTGTGTTTGCGGTATTCATGTTTTATCCCCTGTTTTATACGATCTATCTCAGTTTTTTTGAGTGGAATATGGTAAAACCGGTGAAAAAGTTTGTGGGGCTGGCTAACTATGCAGCCATTTTCAGGGACCCGAATTCCTGGAAGATTGCGGGAAATACGGCGGTGTATATCCTTGTACTGCTGGTTCTGAATTTTGTGCTGCCCTACATCCTTTCCTTCATCCTGTCAGCGGTGATTAAGAGGGGACAGGGCTTTTATAAAGCTGTGTTTTTCCTGCCCAGCGTCATATCCCTGGTGGTGGGATCCATTCTTTATATCTGGATTCTGAACCCCATTTCCGGCCCTGTGGCCCTTGTGTTAAAGTACTTTGGCCTGGCCCTTCCCTTCTGGTCCAAGGCCGAGGGGTGGGTCATTGCTGTACTGAGCATAATCACCTCCTGGAAGGTGTTCGGCTATAATTTTATCATCATACTGGCAGGTGTGTCCGGGGTATCCCAGGAGGTCGTTGAGGCGGCCAGACTGGACAATATTCCCCTGTGGAAAATCTTCCGCGACATGGTGGTTCCCATGAGCTCGGCCACTGGAATCTACGTGTTTATCACCACCATTGTACAGGGGCTTCAGTATGTGTTTACACCCATCAAGGTGGTAACCCAGGGCGGTCCCAACTACGCCAGCTCCAACCTGATATACATGTCCTACCATGAGGCCTTTACCCTGTACCGCACAGGCACATCATCAGCTGTTTCAGTGATTACCATGGTGCTGTTTATTGTACTGCTGCTTCTGGAATTCCGGTTTGTGGAAAAGGGGGTATACTATGAAAATTAA
- a CDS encoding LacI family DNA-binding transcriptional regulator: MIDKRMIKSISSFDVAKRAGVSQSSVSRVFNEKWNDRISHKTREKVLKAAEELGYSPNALARGLNSNRTGIIGVVLSDTYNVYYYGLLNILTNLLQEYGLRVMVFNTAPDSDINQILRRLLEYCVDGIIITSSALTHKISGEWKKKGIPLVLLNVYSPNTDINMVYSDNYGAGERAARFLHGLGMREFAYVSAEESCYLNHDERQEGFLGGLKQCGITQCMIQAGDYSYESGYRAGDRIFASGLPVEAIFCANDLMALGVMDCGRLKYKYVPGEDYSIMGLDDTFAASLRSYSLTVLQQQNDILCKEAVRVLIENMENPEMPPETVAVPMQLIVRNTVRH, encoded by the coding sequence ATGATAGATAAAAGAATGATAAAAAGCATTTCTTCGTTTGATGTGGCAAAGAGGGCCGGGGTATCCCAGTCTTCTGTATCCAGGGTCTTTAATGAAAAGTGGAATGACAGGATAAGCCATAAGACCAGGGAAAAGGTGCTGAAGGCTGCTGAAGAGCTTGGATATAGTCCCAATGCACTGGCCAGAGGTCTTAACTCCAACCGGACCGGGATAATCGGAGTTGTGTTGTCTGACACATATAACGTGTACTACTATGGCCTGCTTAATATCCTTACCAATCTTCTCCAGGAATATGGGCTGAGGGTAATGGTGTTCAACACGGCTCCGGACAGTGACATCAATCAGATACTCAGAAGGCTTTTGGAGTACTGTGTGGACGGTATCATCATCACCTCATCGGCCCTGACCCACAAGATATCCGGGGAGTGGAAAAAGAAGGGAATACCTCTTGTCCTTCTCAATGTATACAGTCCTAATACGGATATTAATATGGTATATTCCGACAATTACGGGGCCGGGGAGAGGGCGGCGAGATTTTTGCATGGATTAGGGATGCGGGAATTTGCATATGTTTCCGCGGAGGAAAGCTGTTATCTGAATCACGATGAGCGCCAGGAAGGTTTTCTGGGCGGCCTTAAACAATGCGGTATAACCCAGTGTATGATACAGGCAGGCGATTATTCGTATGAGTCCGGCTATCGGGCAGGCGACCGTATATTTGCCTCGGGACTGCCTGTGGAGGCAATCTTCTGCGCCAATGACCTGATGGCTCTGGGAGTCATGGACTGCGGACGGTTAAAGTATAAGTATGTGCCGGGTGAAGATTATTCTATTATGGGATTAGATGATACGTTTGCAGCATCTTTAAGGTCGTATTCCCTCACTGTACTGCAGCAGCAGAATGACATTCTGTGCAAAGAGGCTGTCCGGGTCCTGATAGAGAATATGGAGAATCCGGAGATGCCCCCAGAGACGGTAGCGGTTCCTATGCAGCTGATTGTGAGGAATACTGTCCGTCATTAG
- a CDS encoding ABC transporter substrate-binding protein: protein MRRSVKSLMALAMAVSVSASMAVLSGCGAASGSKARDNAGAANAQTGTAAVNQTGSGAEAGTDTNTDTSTDTGTGSGTGGNSSSGEKIVIEYWHCNAETQGGLVVDELVKQFNESNDHIQVVAKYNPDMYKGLMQNLQAEAAAGNSPALVQIGWAFLDYFSNNFSYVSPQEAIDRFDKEDAGFLQDKFLPNVLELAVNSQGSQVGIPYSLSNPVLYINKDILREAGLAEDGPATWQEVSEFAKTIKEKTGKYGFYMQEPADFWAQQGLIESSGAKMLTTNAEGKKEASFATEDGIEAMQLIADMVKDQTALHISWEEGCQSFIDGNCAMLYTTIARRASVQKGAQFDVATVKSPLWKDKERMVPAGGCFLAITAQGDDQIEAAWEFEKFLYSVESMAAWTEGTGYVPPRKDVAGAENGLKTFLAENKMMNAAIQQMDGVVPWTAFPGDAGLQAEQMLLDMRDQILGGQVTAEQGMKAAQDAINQLLAVQ, encoded by the coding sequence ATGAGAAGAAGTGTAAAATCTTTGATGGCATTGGCCATGGCAGTTTCAGTGTCAGCTTCAATGGCAGTTTTATCCGGCTGCGGTGCAGCGTCAGGCAGCAAAGCCCGGGATAACGCGGGTGCAGCCAATGCGCAGACCGGCACAGCAGCGGTAAACCAGACCGGAAGCGGGGCAGAGGCCGGCACAGACACTAATACAGATACCAGTACAGATACCGGTACAGGGTCCGGGACCGGGGGAAACAGCTCCTCCGGAGAAAAAATAGTAATCGAATACTGGCACTGTAATGCGGAAACACAGGGAGGATTGGTAGTAGACGAGCTGGTTAAGCAGTTTAACGAAAGCAACGACCACATCCAGGTAGTGGCAAAATACAACCCGGACATGTATAAGGGACTGATGCAGAACCTCCAGGCAGAGGCGGCAGCAGGCAATTCTCCGGCGTTGGTGCAGATTGGCTGGGCATTTCTGGATTATTTTTCCAATAACTTTTCCTATGTGTCCCCTCAGGAAGCCATAGACAGGTTTGACAAGGAGGATGCGGGTTTCCTTCAGGACAAATTTCTTCCCAATGTCCTTGAGCTGGCTGTAAACAGCCAGGGTTCCCAGGTGGGCATCCCCTATTCCCTGAGTAATCCGGTTCTCTACATCAACAAGGACATCTTAAGGGAGGCAGGACTTGCGGAGGACGGCCCGGCTACCTGGCAGGAGGTCAGCGAGTTTGCAAAGACCATCAAGGAAAAGACAGGAAAGTACGGTTTTTATATGCAGGAGCCCGCGGATTTCTGGGCACAGCAGGGACTGATTGAAAGCAGCGGCGCTAAGATGCTGACCACCAACGCTGAGGGCAAAAAAGAGGCCTCCTTTGCCACGGAGGATGGAATTGAAGCCATGCAGCTGATAGCTGATATGGTGAAGGACCAGACCGCTTTACATATCTCCTGGGAGGAAGGGTGCCAGAGCTTTATTGACGGCAACTGCGCCATGTTATACACCACCATTGCCAGAAGGGCTTCCGTGCAGAAGGGCGCGCAGTTTGACGTGGCAACCGTAAAATCCCCCCTGTGGAAAGACAAGGAGCGCATGGTTCCGGCAGGAGGATGCTTCCTGGCTATTACGGCTCAGGGCGATGACCAGATTGAGGCGGCATGGGAATTTGAGAAGTTTCTCTACAGCGTGGAGTCCATGGCAGCCTGGACAGAGGGAACCGGTTATGTGCCTCCCAGAAAGGATGTGGCCGGGGCTGAGAACGGGCTTAAGACATTCCTGGCAGAGAACAAGATGATGAACGCAGCCATCCAGCAGATGGACGGAGTGGTTCCGTGGACAGCGTTTCCGGGAGACGCCGGCCTGCAGGCAGAGCAGATGCTCTTAGACATGAGGGACCAGATTCTGGGCGGGCAGGTGACGGCAGAACAGGGCATGAAGGCAGCACAGGATGCCATCAACCAGCTGCTGGCAGTACAGTAA
- a CDS encoding carbohydrate ABC transporter permease, protein MKIKEMQPGWHLLLLCAVFLILMPIVFAVSNSFKTMQDAFNTVFQIIPARPTVQNYIHVFSKLPFLKITMNTFLIAATVTVFKTVTGLFAAYSFVYFDFRGKGILYFIMLATMFIPFTVTMIPNYLMISKIGLSDKIWGVALPQLADVLGIFLLRQSMRGIPRALIEAARMENVKNLKIMRDIIIPLVRPSIISTGIIFFINSWNEYVWPVLILKSKENYTLSLALQMYISAEGGTEFTIAMAVSVMTMVIPLALYILFQRYIINTFAMSGIKG, encoded by the coding sequence ATGAAAATTAAAGAAATGCAGCCGGGATGGCACCTGCTTCTTCTGTGTGCCGTGTTCCTTATCCTGATGCCCATTGTATTTGCGGTGTCAAATTCCTTTAAGACCATGCAGGATGCCTTTAATACGGTGTTTCAGATTATTCCGGCCAGGCCCACGGTGCAGAATTACATCCATGTATTCAGCAAGCTCCCCTTCTTAAAAATTACCATGAATACATTTTTAATTGCTGCCACTGTAACTGTTTTTAAGACCGTTACCGGCCTGTTTGCAGCCTATTCCTTTGTGTATTTTGATTTTAGGGGCAAGGGAATCCTGTACTTTATCATGCTGGCCACCATGTTCATACCGTTTACCGTTACCATGATTCCCAACTATCTGATGATTTCCAAAATCGGCCTCAGCGACAAGATATGGGGCGTGGCCCTGCCCCAGCTGGCCGATGTGCTGGGAATCTTTCTCCTGCGCCAGTCCATGCGGGGAATCCCCAGGGCTCTTATCGAGGCGGCCAGGATGGAGAATGTGAAGAATCTGAAGATCATGAGGGATATCATCATCCCGTTAGTACGGCCCTCCATCATTTCCACGGGAATCATCTTTTTCATCAATTCCTGGAACGAGTATGTGTGGCCTGTTCTTATACTGAAAAGCAAGGAGAATTATACCCTGTCCCTGGCCCTGCAGATGTACATAAGCGCGGAGGGGGGAACGGAGTTTACCATAGCAATGGCTGTTTCTGTCATGACCATGGTGATTCCGCTGGCATTGTATATCCTGTTCCAGCGCTATATCATCAATACCTTTGCCATGTCGGGAATCAAGGGTTAG
- a CDS encoding ABC transporter ATP-binding protein encodes MKNIVFDHVVKAYDKNVIVKDLNMEIREGERLILLGPSGCGKSTTLRMIAGLERLSGGNLYMDGRLVNDVPCGERNVSMVFQNYALFPHMTVQSNIVYGLKAHKMDPAEIKTRLSEVLDMLDLKGLEERRPKDLSGGQRQRVALARAVVKRSDYFLLDEPLSNLDAQLRLRARKELVKIHEMYHQTLIYVTHDQIEAMTVGQRIALMHEGKMQMLDTPANVYNRPANVFTAKFIGSPSMNIVEASYTRGTLVIGRQVVWLPDMWSGLASRNESGRLFLGIRPEHMILHRRRQENTLEGTVKYVEDYGNRYGVYVQVDNMEIIAVSEGDVPAPGESVYIQPDFDRIHLFDRATQVSLGYPEQLRAAREPYILQKGASKKGENGHGFAHQYQYV; translated from the coding sequence ATGAAAAACATAGTATTTGACCATGTAGTGAAAGCTTATGACAAAAATGTAATCGTAAAGGATTTAAACATGGAAATCAGGGAAGGAGAGCGCCTGATTCTGCTGGGACCTTCCGGCTGCGGCAAATCCACCACCCTGCGGATGATTGCGGGCCTGGAGAGGCTCAGCGGGGGAAATCTCTATATGGACGGCCGTCTGGTAAACGATGTTCCCTGCGGGGAGAGGAATGTGTCCATGGTATTTCAAAACTATGCCCTGTTTCCTCATATGACGGTGCAAAGCAATATCGTTTACGGCCTAAAGGCCCACAAAATGGATCCCGCGGAGATAAAGACCAGGCTTTCGGAGGTTCTGGATATGCTGGACCTGAAAGGGTTGGAGGAGCGCAGGCCAAAGGATCTTTCCGGCGGCCAGCGCCAGAGGGTGGCGCTGGCCAGGGCAGTGGTGAAGCGCTCGGATTATTTCCTTTTAGACGAACCGCTTTCCAACCTGGATGCCCAGCTGAGGCTGCGGGCCAGGAAGGAGCTGGTGAAAATCCATGAGATGTACCATCAGACCCTTATTTATGTGACCCATGACCAGATTGAGGCCATGACCGTGGGACAGCGCATTGCTCTGATGCATGAGGGGAAAATGCAGATGCTGGACACCCCTGCCAATGTATACAACCGCCCCGCCAATGTATTTACTGCAAAATTCATCGGATCCCCCTCCATGAATATTGTGGAGGCATCCTATACCAGGGGAACGCTGGTGATCGGCAGACAGGTGGTCTGGCTGCCGGACATGTGGTCAGGATTGGCCTCCCGCAACGAATCCGGCCGTCTGTTCCTGGGAATACGCCCGGAGCACATGATTTTGCACCGCAGGCGCCAGGAAAATACCCTGGAGGGAACCGTCAAGTACGTGGAGGATTACGGCAACCGGTACGGCGTATATGTGCAGGTGGACAATATGGAAATTATTGCTGTAAGCGAGGGGGATGTCCCTGCTCCGGGAGAGAGCGTATACATCCAGCCGGATTTTGACAGAATCCATCTCTTTGACAGGGCTACCCAGGTGTCCCTGGGCTATCCGGAGCAGCTAAGGGCTGCCAGGGAGCCGTATATACTCCAAAAAGGTGCCAGTAAGAAGGGAGAGAACGGCCATGGCTTTGCTCATCAGTACCAATATGTATAA
- a CDS encoding UxaA family hydrolase codes for MQEFIKINREDTVAVALKPLSKGSTVASDPYTVVLNEDIPQGHKFAVCQIPEGAPVVKYGCRIGYASRQINPGDWVHIHNVRTALGDVLEYQYEPQIKELPKSSPSSFMGYKRGDGGCGVRNELWILPTVGCVNSVARAMEQEAKRRFMLGNVEDIVAFAHPYGCSQMGEDQENTRKVLADIIHHPNAGGVLVLGLGCENCNIPVLMDYIGEYDPERVKFLQCQDCEDEMEAAMELLGQLYEKASGDVRVECDASQLIIGMKCGGSDGLSGITANPAVGAFSDILISKGGTTILTEVPEMFGAETILMNRCRDEETFARTVKLINGFKEYFTSHNQTIYENPSPGNKKGGISTLEDKSLGCTQKSGSSPVCGVLEYGERVREKGLNLLSAPGNDLVAATALAVSGAQIVLFTTGRGTPFATLVPTMKISSNSKLAGYKAGWIDFNAGEMVETKTKDQVAMELFQYVLRVASGEKVKSEEAGFHDLAIFKQGVTL; via the coding sequence ATGCAGGAGTTTATAAAAATCAACAGGGAAGATACGGTGGCGGTGGCGTTAAAGCCGCTGTCCAAAGGAAGTACAGTTGCGTCAGACCCATATACAGTGGTTTTAAATGAGGATATTCCCCAGGGACATAAGTTTGCAGTCTGCCAAATACCGGAGGGCGCGCCCGTGGTCAAATACGGCTGCCGCATCGGATATGCCTCCCGGCAGATTAATCCCGGGGACTGGGTGCATATCCATAATGTACGCACTGCCCTGGGCGATGTGCTGGAGTATCAATACGAGCCTCAGATAAAGGAACTTCCCAAGTCATCCCCATCCAGCTTTATGGGATATAAGCGGGGGGACGGAGGATGCGGAGTGCGCAATGAACTGTGGATTCTTCCCACCGTAGGCTGCGTGAATTCAGTGGCCAGGGCAATGGAGCAGGAGGCAAAGCGCCGTTTTATGCTGGGAAACGTGGAGGATATCGTGGCGTTTGCCCATCCCTACGGATGCTCCCAGATGGGGGAGGATCAGGAGAATACCAGGAAGGTGCTGGCCGACATCATCCATCATCCCAACGCGGGCGGTGTGCTGGTTCTGGGACTGGGCTGTGAAAACTGCAATATACCGGTTCTGATGGACTATATCGGTGAGTATGACCCGGAACGGGTGAAATTCCTGCAATGCCAGGACTGTGAGGATGAGATGGAAGCTGCCATGGAGCTTCTGGGACAGCTGTATGAGAAGGCTTCCGGGGATGTCAGGGTGGAATGTGACGCGTCTCAGCTGATCATCGGCATGAAGTGCGGCGGCTCCGACGGGCTGTCGGGAATCACGGCCAATCCGGCGGTGGGTGCATTTTCCGATATACTTATATCCAAGGGCGGGACCACGATTCTCACCGAGGTGCCGGAGATGTTTGGCGCTGAAACCATTCTGATGAACCGGTGCCGGGATGAGGAGACATTTGCCAGGACTGTGAAGCTCATCAATGGCTTCAAGGAATATTTCACCAGCCACAACCAGACTATCTATGAAAATCCATCCCCGGGCAATAAAAAGGGGGGTATCTCCACCCTGGAGGATAAGTCTCTTGGCTGCACCCAGAAGTCCGGTTCCTCACCAGTGTGCGGTGTGCTGGAGTACGGCGAACGCGTCAGGGAGAAGGGCCTTAACCTGCTGTCCGCTCCGGGCAATGACCTGGTAGCGGCCACGGCCCTGGCAGTATCCGGCGCCCAGATTGTCCTTTTTACAACGGGAAGGGGCACGCCCTTTGCGACTCTGGTTCCCACCATGAAGATTTCCTCCAATTCAAAGCTGGCCGGATACAAGGCAGGATGGATCGATTTTAATGCCGGCGAAATGGTGGAGACAAAAACGAAGGACCAGGTGGCCATGGAATTGTTCCAATATGTTCTCAGGGTGGCTTCCGGGGAAAAGGTTAAGTCAGAGGAAGCCGGTTTTCATGATTTGGCTATCTTTAAGCAGGGAGTCACATTGTAG